Proteins co-encoded in one Coregonus clupeaformis isolate EN_2021a chromosome 17, ASM2061545v1, whole genome shotgun sequence genomic window:
- the LOC121586910 gene encoding peroxisomal membrane protein 11B-like isoform X1, whose amino-acid sequence MDSWIRFSAQSQAKERVIRAAQYTCTLLGYTLQKGGAGVELLKTVKQLEAHMSLTRKLSLGLTSLSPVMRLGNSAEAVEAAKRAVHLSDSVLRLCLTVAHLNKAMYFACDNVLWAGKVGLLPQLDQDKWSQRSFRYYLFALILTLTRDAYEIRLLMECEACSSHGASKATWTSSPLSPPPTPLTPENGDLSDPSSLPGAILPLLSVRLRRQFHLLVTVLRNNPPLLLDLLKNACDVFIPLDRLGIYPTGYGFVGACGLASSVLSILTIVHPWLKLKP is encoded by the exons ATGGACTCTTGGATTCGATTTAGTGCGCAGAGCCAAGCCAAGGAGCGAGTTATCAG GGCTGCACAGTACACCTGTACATTGCTAGGTTACACACTCCAGAAGGGTGGGGCAGGTGTTGAGCTCCTGAAGACAGTGAAACAACTGGAAGCTCATATGAGCCTAACAAGGAAGT TGTCTCTGGGTCTCACATCACTCTCTCCAGTGATGCGTCTGGGGAACTCTGCAGAGGCTGTGGAGGCAGCAAAACGTGCGGTGCACCTCTCGGACAGCGTGCTACGTCTCTGCCTGACCGTGGCCCACCTCAACAAGGCCATGTACTTTGCCTGTGACAACGTGCTGTGGGCCGGCAAGGTGGGCCTCCTGCCCCAACTGGACCAGGACAAGTGGAGCCAGAGATCCTTCAG gtACTACCTCTTTGCCCTCATCCTCACCCTAACCAGGGATGCCTACGAGATCCGCCTGCTTATGGAGTGTGAGGCCTGCTCCTCCCATGGGGCGTCAAAGGCTACCTggacctcttctcctctctctccaccacccacTCCGCTCACCCCTGAGAACGGCGACCTCTCTGACCCCTCTTCACTCCCCGGAGCCATATTACCCCTTCTGTCCGTACGCCTCCGCAGACAGTTCCACCTGCTGGTGACGGTGCTGCGCAACAACCCACCGCTGCTGCTGGACCTGCTGAAGAATGCGTGCGACGTGTTCATCCCGCTAGACCGGCTGGGCATCTACCCCACTGGCTATGGCTTCGTGGGGGCCTGTGGCCTGGCCTCCTCGGTCCTCTCCATCCTCACCATCGTCCACCCCTGGCTCAAGCTCAAACCTTGA
- the LOC121586910 gene encoding peroxisomal membrane protein 11B-like isoform X2 has protein sequence MDSWIRFSAQSQAKERVIRAAQYTCTLLGYTLQKGGAGVELLKTVKQLEAHMSLTRKLMRLGNSAEAVEAAKRAVHLSDSVLRLCLTVAHLNKAMYFACDNVLWAGKVGLLPQLDQDKWSQRSFRYYLFALILTLTRDAYEIRLLMECEACSSHGASKATWTSSPLSPPPTPLTPENGDLSDPSSLPGAILPLLSVRLRRQFHLLVTVLRNNPPLLLDLLKNACDVFIPLDRLGIYPTGYGFVGACGLASSVLSILTIVHPWLKLKP, from the exons ATGGACTCTTGGATTCGATTTAGTGCGCAGAGCCAAGCCAAGGAGCGAGTTATCAG GGCTGCACAGTACACCTGTACATTGCTAGGTTACACACTCCAGAAGGGTGGGGCAGGTGTTGAGCTCCTGAAGACAGTGAAACAACTGGAAGCTCATATGAGCCTAACAAGGAAGT TGATGCGTCTGGGGAACTCTGCAGAGGCTGTGGAGGCAGCAAAACGTGCGGTGCACCTCTCGGACAGCGTGCTACGTCTCTGCCTGACCGTGGCCCACCTCAACAAGGCCATGTACTTTGCCTGTGACAACGTGCTGTGGGCCGGCAAGGTGGGCCTCCTGCCCCAACTGGACCAGGACAAGTGGAGCCAGAGATCCTTCAG gtACTACCTCTTTGCCCTCATCCTCACCCTAACCAGGGATGCCTACGAGATCCGCCTGCTTATGGAGTGTGAGGCCTGCTCCTCCCATGGGGCGTCAAAGGCTACCTggacctcttctcctctctctccaccacccacTCCGCTCACCCCTGAGAACGGCGACCTCTCTGACCCCTCTTCACTCCCCGGAGCCATATTACCCCTTCTGTCCGTACGCCTCCGCAGACAGTTCCACCTGCTGGTGACGGTGCTGCGCAACAACCCACCGCTGCTGCTGGACCTGCTGAAGAATGCGTGCGACGTGTTCATCCCGCTAGACCGGCTGGGCATCTACCCCACTGGCTATGGCTTCGTGGGGGCCTGTGGCCTGGCCTCCTCGGTCCTCTCCATCCTCACCATCGTCCACCCCTGGCTCAAGCTCAAACCTTGA